The following are from one region of the Stanieria sp. NIES-3757 genome:
- a CDS encoding chaperonin GroEL, with amino-acid sequence MAKIISFKEESRRSLEKGVNSLANAVKITLGPKGRNVLLEKKFGAPQIVNDGITVAKEIELEDPLENTGARLIQEVASKTKDIAGDGTTTATVIAQALIKEGLKNVTAGANPVALKKGLEKTTAYLVKEIVAVAKPVTGDAIAQVATVSAGNDEEIGAMIAEAMDKVTKDGVITVEESKSLATELDVVEGMQLDRGYISPYFITDQERQQVNFDNALILITDKKISAIADLVPVLEKVARSGQPLLIIAEDLEGEALATLVVNKARGVLNVAAIKAPSFGDRRKQMLQDIAILTGGQMISEEIGLNLEMVSLEMLGKAEKITIDKENTTIVSGGGKTEEIQKRVAQLRKQLEETDSEYDAEKLQERIAKLAGGVAVIKVGAATETELKDRKLRIEDALNATKAAVEEGIVPGGGTTLIHLANKVADFKNQLSNDEEKVAADIFAKALEAPLRQLADNAGVEGTVIVERVKNTEFNVGYNALTGQLEDLIAAGIIDPAKVVRSAVQNAASIAGMVLTTEALVVEKPEPQAPAMPGGMDGMGGMGGMGGMGGMGGMGMM; translated from the coding sequence ATGGCAAAAATTATCTCGTTTAAGGAAGAGTCAAGAAGATCGTTAGAAAAGGGTGTCAACTCCCTAGCTAATGCAGTTAAAATTACTCTTGGTCCCAAAGGGCGCAATGTTTTATTAGAAAAGAAATTTGGCGCACCCCAAATCGTTAACGATGGAATTACCGTTGCCAAAGAAATCGAATTAGAAGATCCATTAGAAAATACTGGTGCTAGATTAATTCAAGAAGTTGCTTCTAAAACTAAAGATATTGCTGGAGATGGTACAACTACCGCGACAGTTATCGCTCAAGCATTAATCAAAGAAGGTTTAAAAAATGTTACCGCAGGGGCTAATCCCGTAGCCTTAAAAAAAGGTTTAGAAAAAACTACCGCTTATTTAGTTAAAGAAATTGTAGCTGTAGCCAAACCAGTAACAGGAGATGCGATCGCACAAGTAGCTACCGTTTCGGCTGGTAATGACGAAGAAATTGGGGCAATGATCGCTGAGGCGATGGATAAAGTCACCAAAGATGGTGTTATTACCGTTGAAGAATCAAAATCTTTAGCTACTGAATTAGATGTAGTTGAAGGGATGCAACTCGATCGCGGTTATATTTCTCCTTATTTTATTACCGATCAAGAAAGACAACAGGTTAATTTTGATAATGCCTTAATCTTGATCACTGATAAAAAAATTAGTGCGATCGCAGATTTAGTTCCTGTCTTAGAAAAAGTTGCTCGTTCAGGTCAACCTTTATTAATTATTGCAGAAGATTTAGAAGGCGAAGCTTTAGCTACTTTAGTGGTTAATAAAGCTCGTGGTGTTTTAAACGTAGCTGCAATCAAAGCTCCTTCTTTTGGCGATCGCCGAAAACAAATGCTTCAAGACATCGCCATCCTGACTGGCGGACAAATGATTTCTGAAGAAATCGGCTTAAACTTAGAGATGGTTTCTCTGGAGATGCTAGGTAAAGCTGAAAAAATTACCATTGACAAAGAAAATACGACAATTGTTTCTGGTGGTGGCAAAACCGAAGAAATTCAAAAACGAGTTGCGCAACTACGCAAACAATTAGAAGAAACTGATTCCGAATACGACGCAGAAAAATTACAAGAACGGATCGCTAAACTCGCTGGTGGTGTTGCCGTCATTAAAGTTGGTGCAGCTACCGAAACCGAACTCAAAGACCGCAAACTTCGGATTGAAGACGCACTTAACGCTACTAAAGCTGCTGTAGAGGAAGGAATTGTTCCTGGTGGTGGTACAACTTTAATTCACTTAGCTAATAAAGTTGCTGATTTCAAAAATCAATTAAGCAACGACGAAGAAAAAGTTGCTGCTGATATTTTTGCTAAAGCGTTGGAAGCTCCTTTACGTCAGCTAGCTGATAATGCTGGAGTAGAAGGAACAGTTATTGTTGAACGAGTTAAAAATACCGAATTTAACGTTGGTTACAATGCTTTAACTGGTCAATTGGAAGATTTAATTGCTGCTGGTATTATAGACCCAGCTAAAGTAGTACGTTCTGCGGTACAAAATGCAGCCTCTATTGCTGGTATGGTTTTAACTACAGAAGCATTAGTAGTAGAAAAACCAGAACCTCAAGCTCCCGCAATGCCTGGTGGTATGGATGGCATGGGCGGAATGGGCGGAATGGGTGGCATGGGTGGCATGGGTGGCATGGGCATGATGTAA
- a CDS encoding putative transposase, with the protein MVTPRREASSTVSFIDHYCQAYQELFSDVRNYEAFKLIHLGMLSEIPRKSLPKIARAVGLKDSQGLNYFLSEAHWNVEKIREIRLWLTKLLIGERKITLCIDETGDVKKGKTTDYVARQYIGNLGKTKNGIVSVNAYAVVEGITYPLLFKIFKPNKCLKAEDTYKTKPQLAVEIIKELQKWNFNIKLILADSLYGESGDVITVLEQLNLEYIVAIRSNHKVWMFGDEKKKYNRWQAYQQKLSRKKSETRYIREIIFGTRKHIRFYQISKQDDKNPEPKDTWFIMTNKKGKIATTIASEYSLRNWIEYAFKQVKNELGWADFRVTDYHGIERWWELIMSTYFLVSLQANYFQLETIVPDANSQVSTLKSVSSFPFSNHQAWDSGAGWKSSLNNLRLIIQPLIFFSLIQPWLSVFPNQHLQLGFSKLINIMNRFRGSPFPQSQFLEYSFSVAC; encoded by the coding sequence ATGGTGACACCACGAAGAGAAGCATCATCAACAGTGAGTTTTATCGATCACTATTGTCAAGCCTACCAAGAGCTATTCTCTGATGTGAGAAATTATGAAGCATTCAAATTAATACATTTAGGAATGCTATCAGAAATACCTAGAAAGTCGCTACCAAAGATAGCAAGAGCGGTAGGATTAAAAGATAGTCAAGGATTAAATTATTTTCTATCTGAAGCTCATTGGAATGTAGAAAAAATACGAGAAATTAGATTATGGTTGACTAAATTATTGATTGGAGAAAGAAAAATAACTCTTTGTATTGATGAAACAGGAGATGTCAAGAAAGGAAAAACAACTGATTATGTAGCCAGACAGTATATTGGTAATTTAGGAAAGACAAAAAATGGAATTGTGTCGGTTAATGCTTATGCAGTAGTAGAGGGAATAACATACCCTTTACTTTTTAAAATATTTAAGCCGAACAAATGCCTCAAAGCAGAAGATACATATAAAACCAAACCACAACTAGCTGTAGAAATAATCAAGGAATTACAAAAATGGAACTTTAACATCAAGTTAATATTAGCTGATAGTTTGTATGGAGAAAGTGGAGATGTAATTACAGTTTTGGAGCAATTGAATCTGGAGTATATTGTGGCAATTCGCTCTAACCATAAGGTTTGGATGTTCGGCGATGAGAAAAAAAAATATAATCGATGGCAAGCTTATCAACAAAAATTATCTCGAAAGAAGAGCGAAACTAGATACATTAGAGAAATTATTTTTGGCACAAGAAAACATATTCGTTTCTATCAAATAAGTAAACAAGACGACAAAAACCCTGAACCAAAAGATACTTGGTTTATTATGACGAATAAAAAAGGCAAAATTGCCACCACAATTGCTTCAGAATATAGTTTGAGAAACTGGATTGAATATGCGTTTAAACAAGTCAAAAATGAACTTGGTTGGGCAGATTTTCGAGTTACAGATTATCACGGTATAGAACGCTGGTGGGAATTAATTATGAGTACTTATTTTTTAGTAAGTCTTCAAGCTAATTATTTTCAATTAGAGACGATTGTTCCCGATGCCAATTCTCAAGTCTCTACTCTTAAATCAGTTTCTTCTTTTCCTTTCTCTAATCATCAGGCGTGGGATTCTGGTGCTGGTTGGAAAAGTTCTTTAAATAACTTGCGCTTAATTATTCAACCATTAATCTTTTTCTCTCTTATTCAACCTTGGCTATCCGTATTTCCTAATCAACATCTTCAACTTGGTTTTTCTAAGTTAATCAACATTATGAATCGCTTTCGTGGTTCTCCTTTTCCTCAAAGTCAATTTTTAGAGTATTCGTTCTCTGTTGCTTGCTAA
- a CDS encoding similar to Bpu10I restriction endonuclease beta subunit, giving the protein MLEGSSRAAEDLKARNPNSLYLVVMEWIKLTSDVNLRKYKVDQIYVLRQQKNTDREFRYEETYVKNSINPVVVQHLFKKVRNHLTMDWAGGIESGIQRGWLIDE; this is encoded by the coding sequence ATGCTTGAGGGTTCTTCACGCGCAGCAGAAGACTTAAAGGCAAGAAATCCTAATAGCTTATATCTGGTAGTTATGGAGTGGATCAAACTGACTAGTGATGTAAATTTACGTAAATACAAGGTTGACCAGATTTATGTATTACGTCAGCAGAAAAATACTGACAGAGAGTTTAGATACGAAGAAACGTATGTTAAAAATTCAATTAATCCAGTTGTTGTACAACATCTCTTCAAAAAGGTGAGAAACCATTTAACAATGGATTGGGCTGGTGGAATCGAATCTGGTATACAACGCGGATGGTTAATTGACGAATAA